Below is a genomic region from Eulemur rufifrons isolate Redbay chromosome 24, OSU_ERuf_1, whole genome shotgun sequence.
tCATAATACCCTTGTGCCAAACTGGTCTATCATTTAAACAATCAAATACTTTGGAACATGTTCCTTatttccattttggtttttttgctgtGATAAATAATTTTGTGATACATTCAAACCTTGCTCCacactttggattttttttttttaagtagggtCTTCATAGGCTTAGTTACTGTGTCAGAGGCGGTGAATGGGGATTTCAGTTCATGttgccaagctgttttccatCAAGATTGTATGAATTTCCAGTCCCAGTATTTGAGGGTGTTGGTCTCACTGAATCTTCACCAGCACTGAGGTTTTTGTATTTCttgatttgttttggttttaggcCCTTGCTAATCTGATTGGTTTACAAACAGGGCATATTGATTGTTGAGCTTTTAATATGTCTTTGAAGAACGGGAAAGTCATATATGACTTTATAAGTCATCGACGTCCTTATTTCTGTGACTTTTCTGTTTGAAGCGCGTGATTACTTAACTCTCGGTGGTTTATTAGTGATGCTTTCTCATGGTCTCATTTATCCACTTGGTGTACTTGCAGACTTGAGTGTAGACACCTGGGTCATTGGGCTGGCCACAAGGGAAAGTTCCCCAGGACACCAGACCTTGCAGGGTACCTTTGCACATCAACGGTCCCCCTGAGTCACCCTGGAAGGAACAGAGTAGGAAATTAGCTTTGGCTTCAGAGCAAAGTCCCTGAGCCCAGCCCAGTCTCATATTCATGCCTCAGTTGTTAGTCTTTGTTCCGTCAGACCATGGACTTCCATCCCAGCCAATGATAAGAGACTCATTGTCACTGGGGGACCAATGGGAGAGCAGGAATTAGTGCTATCTTGCAAAGGACAAACCAGGTTCTTGGAAGACATTGGCTTGAGCCCTGGCCAATGGGACCAATCCCAAAGAAGGGGCAGGACTTCCAGGATCAGCGCACCGGTTTACTTTCCAAGGTGAAGGACTTTGCTCCAAGCCAGTGGGAGAAGGAACATTATCTCcgcgggtggggagggggggaaaTGCATATGCATGCCTCCTTGTGCAGGAAAAGAGGACTCCATGGTCTTGGAAGCCAGGGGCAGGACCAATTACATCATTTaaagggcccagtgcaaaataaaaattcagggaCCTTTGTTCAAAAATGATTAAGGTTTTCAAGACTGCCCGGTGCAGTGGTGTGCTCCTGCAATCccagctgtaatcccagctgagcctgaggcaggaggatcgcttgaggccaggagttctgagaccagcctgggcaacatagcaagactccatttcacaaaaagaaaaaggaaaaggaaaaaagaaaaagaaagaaagagaagaaaaagaagaagaagaagaagaaaaaaaagaatttcaagatggcaacaggAGTGTGTTAAACCAAACAGGGGCCCTTCTGAGTGTGGGGCTCTGAGTTACCGCAGAGTTTTCGCATTCAGGAAGCCTGCCTTCCCCTCTTCTCTAGAATGAGCATCCCTCTCCCATCACCTCATCCCTAACTCACACCGTTCCGCCTCCCCTAATTGCTGAGGGTACAGACGTGAGCAAAGAGGTattgcagagggagagagagagagagagaaggtgagaaagggagaagatgagagagagggagaagagagagaaaaacaccaGCCAGCCCaacacagagaaagaacaaagagaaaaagtgtGAAATAGTGTGAAATGAAATTCGGCATAAAGAGAAATgtgaggccgggcgaggtggctcacgcctgtaatcctagcactgtgggaggccgaggcaggaggatcgcttgaggtcaggagttcgagaccagcctgagcaagagcaagaccctgtctcgactaaaaatagaaaaaattagcgggtgtggtggtgcacacctgtagtcccagctactggggaagctgaggcacgagggtcgcttaagcccaggagtttgaagtcgctttgagttaggctgacaccagggctctctctctctagtcaggtaacagagtgaaactctgtctcaaaaaaaaaggtgtgGGAAGACTTGTTCGGAAACAAAGGGGGATGATGACAAAAgactaggcagagggaacaaggagcaggaggagagacaGTGCTTTCTCCAAGACCCGGACAAGGACCAGGGTCCAAAGAGTGTGGCATTAGCTTTGGGTACAAAAATCTCAGTATCTCAATAATTGCAATAAATAATACTTcaatgaaatactttaaaaaatcaaatgtaataCAAAAAACTTCCATGGTGACACAGTATcccaattttaaataaagatagcATCGGTGCTGAGCTGAGCCACACTGGTGCCTGAGCCAAAAGGCAAATTCGGTAAGACTTATCTGCTCTTTATTTAAAActgtgatattttgttcattgtgGACTTTTTGCGTgactctttaatttatttttaaatattgcataaaaatataatgtatttcaATTCCTGAGTTTTTTGGTACCTGCTTAAAGTTTTAAGGGGTCTGAGGCCAGGGCACCCCTTGCTCTCTGCTGGTCCCACCCCCACTCAACTCTCTGCCCATCCCAGGGCCACGGCAGCCCTTGGACAAGCTCCTGCTAAGCCCTAGGCGGGGAATTAGGCAGAGAAAGCTgaggaggccaggcctgggggatGGCTCAGTGGTGCCTGGTCACTGGGTCAGGCTCTGTGCCCAGATCAAGCAGACAGGGCAGCCAGGGCCGAGAAGAAGGGGGTTCTCACATTGCAGGCATTGGTCTTGGAGTTGGGGATGCCAGCACACAGCATGGAATTGCCCAGCAAGTCCTTGTAAACCTTCTTGCAGTCCTTGGAGGAGATGAGTCTGACATCTGTGCACATGAGCTCCGAGGGAAAGGTCACTgcaaggaggagaggggagagcgGTCAACCTGCAACACCTGGGTActggtggggagaggatggtgccTGAGTGCCCGAGGGGCTGTGGGGACAGGCTcttgggtctgagggaggagcgGCCTGGGGACCTGGACTCCTGGGTGGCTGAGGCAACCTACCATCCGGGCTTGTGGTAGTGCCCCAGCCAGAGACGGTACACATGGTCCCGGGGGGCTCGCACTGGGAGGGCAGGTTGACTTTTTTCACGCTTGATGACAGCCTGGCCCGTCTAGTTAGCTTCACAAGCATGAGGTCATTTTCGTGAGTCTTCGTGGAGTAGCCAGGGTGGCGGTATGACCTTGAGGCCTTGATTTTCTGGGATTTGCTATCACCCAGCTTGTCACCACCGAGGTGCACGACGTACTCACTGGGAGAAAGAGCAACTTTCAGAGACAGACAGGGTGACTGAGAGAGGGGAACAGAGACCCAGAGTGGGGGACAGAGACCTAAAGGCAGAAAAACAGAGCCCCAGTAGAGAGCTGGAGGTGCCGGCTGCACCCCCGCCCCGCACAGCCCTGGGGTGGCACCTACTTCATCTCGCAGTGGGCGGCTGTGAGCACCCACCACTCGTTGACCAGCACACCGCCACAGTGGAGCTGACTGCCGCTGAGCAGGGCCACCTGCCATGGGTGGGAGCCTCTTGGACATGGGACACCACCAATAATCTTCTCCCCGCTCTTGTCGCCCTGGTCTGCGTGGAGACACGGAGGAACGTGTAGGTAGCCTGTGCTGGGGGAAGGCTGAGGCGACAACCCAGGGATTCCCAGGGTcggagatggagagagacagagatgcatGAAGAAATGCAGAGACAGCGAGAgatgggagagagacagagggagccaCTCAGAAACCCAGGAGGAACATCTCAACTGGGACAGCCACAGAGGTGTGGACAGACGCTGAGCACAGGAGACAGGGCTTGGAGGGGACAGAGACCCTGGAGCCAGCAGGAGCAGGAAGAGGGGCTGTGGCTCAACAGTCTGGTCTGAGGTTGGAAGCTTTTGAGGAGGGAGG
It encodes:
- the KLK7 gene encoding kallikrein-7, whose amino-acid sequence is MAGCLLLPLQILLLCLALGAAAQDQGDKSGEKIIGGVPCPRGSHPWQVALLSGSQLHCGGVLVNEWWVLTAAHCEMNEYVVHLGGDKLGDSKSQKIKASRSYRHPGYSTKTHENDLMLVKLTRRARLSSSVKKVNLPSQCEPPGTMCTVSGWGTTTSPDVTFPSELMCTDVRLISSKDCKKVYKDLLGNSMLCAGIPNSKTNACNGDSGGPLMCKGTLQGLVSWGTFPCGQPNDPGVYTQVCKYTKWINETMRKHH